The following are encoded together in the Citrus sinensis cultivar Valencia sweet orange chromosome 1, DVS_A1.0, whole genome shotgun sequence genome:
- the LOC102607441 gene encoding homeobox protein ATH1 produces MENDMFNNPINRASRYSILVDGTPNSLIRTSSFNFDSQKHPDPALAGFPSFSALQGEPISDIHTNLNVTNNSRVFDSDALVTSLGRNGMRDFSVGRSGPMDNINFQEQLEDGTPISSTSFATLLAARNGLQENLNNLAISVPSIYPVDVLRNDIANHCSNDLNSSFETSASCGYDEVLGNVNSKWVFDEAHAAPKFDGKTLLRTGFQPYSSIGSLHPSEWISSNDADVTANRYGSSNYSNELSLSLATYHTAITGGNNIPDQCSEVSFSGATHRCLNATRLCSEQASCSSNELSLSFGSHRPAHFLQFISGSTYLHAVQEILAQIASYSLENLDDMSYLGVRKIGDNIPPSSSFITGKGRPPMNSDEFPNVDGCFEVQMNPSQQRQAVEAKKAQLLALLQMVDDRYNQCLDEIHTVVSAFHAATELDPQVHARFALHTISFLYKNLRERISSQILAMGAHFDSKSTRGKDTVMVDSFIKEQWALQQLKKKEHQIWRPQRGLPEKSVSVLRAWMFQNFLHPYPKDAEKHLLAMKSGLTRTQVSNWFINARVRLWKPMIEEMYREVNRRKAQGSKEGIDSSRRSQISISNQRFNMN; encoded by the exons ATGGAGAATGATATGTTCAATAATCCAATTAATAGAGCTAGCAGATATTCTATTCTCGTAGATGGAACCCCAAACTCACTGATCAGAACTAGTTCATTCAACTTTGATAGCCAAAAGCACCCAGACCCGGCATTGGCTGGATTTCCATCATTTTCAGCATTGCAAGGAGAACCTATCAGTGATATCCACACTAATCTTAATGTAACAAACAATTCCAGGGTTTTTGATTCTGATGCATTAGTTACATCACTCGGAAGGAATGGCATGAGAGACTTTTCAGTTGGTAGATCAGGTCCTATGGATAACATTAACTTTCAAGAGCAGCTGGAGGATGGAACACCCATCTCTTCTACTTCATTTGCTACCCTTTTGGCTGCAAGAAATGGCCTTCAAGAAAATCTAAACAACTTAGCAATTTCAGTGCCTTCAATTTATCCTGTGGATGTTCTTAGAAATGACATTGCAAACCACTGCTCGAATGATTTGAATTCTTCTTTTGAAACCTCAGCAAGCTGTGGGTATGATGAAGTACTTGGAAATGTCAATAGTAAGTGGGTTTTTGACGAGGCTCATGCAGCTCCAAAGTTTGATGGAAAAACTTTGTTAAGAACTGGGTTTCAACCATATTCATCCATAGGAAGCCTGCATCCAAGTGAGTGGATATCCTCAAATGATGCAGATGTGACTGCCAATCGTTATGGCTCCTCTAATTACAGTAATGAGCTCTCTTTAAGTCTTGCCACTTATCATACTGCTATCACTGGTGGGAATAATATCCCTGATCAGTGCTCTGAGGTAAGCTTTTCTGGTGCAACTCATCGTTGCTTGAATGCAACAAGATTGTGCTCAGAACAAGCTTCTTGCAGCAGTAATGAGCTTTCTCTAAGTTTTGGTTCTCACAGACCAGCTCACTTCTTGCAATTTATATCGGGATCAACTTATCTCCATGCAGTACAGGAAATACTTGCTCAAATTGCAAGCTACTCGCTAGAAAATCTAGATGATATGAGTTACTTAGGTGTGAGGAAAATTGGGGACAATATACCACCGTCTTCAAGTTTCATTACTGGGAAAGGGAGGCCGCCAATGAACTCTGACGAATTTCCAAATGTTGATGGTTGCTTTGAGGTCCAAATGAATCCCTCACAGCAGAGACAAGCAGTTGAAGCTAAGAAAGCCCAATTGCTGGCTTTACTGCAAATG GTTGATGATCGATACAACCAATGCTTGGATGAGATCCATACAGTTGTATCTGCATTTCATGCTGCAACAGAGTTGGACCCTCAGGTGCATGCTCGTTTTGCCCTTCATACTATCTCTTTCTTATATAAAAACTTGAGAGAGAGAATCAGCAGCCAAATCCTTGCAATGGGAGCACATTTTGATAGTAAATCCACAAGAGGGAAGGACACAGTCATGGTCGATTCTTTCATCAAGGAACAATGGGCTCTCCAACagctaaagaaaaaagaacacCAAATATGGAGACCCCAGAGGGGGTTGCCCGAAAAGTCTGTTTCTGTTTTACGGGCTTGGATGTTTCAGAACTTTCTTCATCC GTACCCTAAAGATGCAGAGAAGCATTTACTTGCCATGAAAAGCGGATTGACGCGAACCCAG GTATCAAATTGGTTTATAAATGCCCGTGTTCGACTATGGAAACCAATGATAGAAGAAATGTACAGAGAAGTCAACAGAAGAAAGGCTCAGGGAAGCAAGGAAGGAATTGACAGCAGTCGCAGAAGCCAGATAAGCATCAGCAACCAAAGATTTAATATGAATTGa